GATCCGGAATAGGGACGGTCACTGTGCTGTGTCCCATCTTCTTTTGCATGACAATGTGGCTTCCTCTACGACGCACCTCGGCGAAGCCGTGCCTTTCGAGCATCTTGCAAATATCCCGCCCGGACAGTATTTTCAGCTTACCCAATGGCTACCT
This sequence is a window from Candidatus Auribacterota bacterium. Protein-coding genes within it:
- a CDS encoding type II toxin-antitoxin system HicA family toxin: MGKLKILSGRDICKMLERHGFAEVRRRGSHIVMQKKMGHSTVTVPIPDHKEIRMGTLSSIIRQSGLARSEFE